CGGCTAAATACTCTGGCTTAAGTGTCAAATTAATAAACCCAGGCCCAGCAATGATGGGAGGAGCACAGAAATCAGAAACATTCAGCTGTTGAACGATTTGCTCTGCGATCGCGCGAGGTGGCTGCCCCAACTTCTTTGTCAAGGAAAGGGGTGCATTAGATTGGTAATCACCAAACTTAGGATTACTGGCAGGCACCAAGATTGGGTCTGTCTCAGCTAACTCAGCCCCAAAAGCAGCAACAAAGGCTTGGCTAAACCGAGCTTTGAGTTGTTCAATCGTAGAGCTCATAACAAAAAATTAGGAAGTGCTCAAGGCAAGACTACAAACTATCGCTAGTGGCTAGCAATTACACATTATCAACCTCTAGCTTCATACTGAGATCCAACCAAGGCGATCGCGTGATCGGAGCACTAGTAGAAACATAGTCCACGCCCGTTTCGGCCACAGCTCTAATGGTTGCCAGCGTAATATTGCCTGAAGCTTCAATCTTAATCCGCTCATTGGTCTGACGAATTAAATCCACTGCTTGCCGCATTAATTCCAAGGGCATGTTGTCTAACATAATGATGTCGGCCCCGAATTTCAGTGCTGACTCGACTTGAGCCAAAGTTTCAGTTTCCATCTCAATCGTCAGTGGGTAAGGGATTCTAGCTCGCACTTGAGCGATCGCTTCACCAATTCCACCCGCCGCAGCAATATGGTTGTCCTTGATCATGACTGCATCATCCAAACCCATGCGGTGGTTGATAGCACCACCTACCTGAGATGCATACTTCTCTAACAACCTCAAACCTGGCGTGGTTTTGCGAGTGTCCACCAATTG
This region of Trichocoleus desertorum NBK24 genomic DNA includes:
- the nadC gene encoding carboxylating nicotinate-nucleotide diphosphorylase — protein: MNTSTAVLPPFLVLDQLLQNWLLEDIGRGDRTTQSLLLRTINLRKAHWIAKEAGVVAGLPVAARVFQILSAEVSLVTDTEEGEQCDVGQVVARLHGPMDALLTGERVALNLAMRLSGIATATRQYVEKIADLPTQLVDTRKTTPGLRLLEKYASQVGGAINHRMGLDDAVMIKDNHIAAAGGIGEAIAQVRARIPYPLTIEMETETLAQVESALKFGADIIMLDNMPLELMRQAVDLIRQTNERIKIEASGNITLATIRAVAETGVDYVSTSAPITRSPWLDLSMKLEVDNV